Proteins encoded in a region of the Haloarcula sp. CBA1129 genome:
- a CDS encoding ABC transporter ATP-binding protein translates to MIDARDIRKEYGGFVAVQGSSFSVDRGEVFGIIGPNGAGKTTTLKMLAGLLEPTSGSAEIAGLDTETAEMRQQLGFLPEESPLYEEMTPISYLKFFADLYDVDPDVAEERMHDTLDELELEHRDRKLGDMSKGMKRKVAIARSLINDPDVLIYDEPASGLDPLTTNYVIEFTEQLAKEGKTIVFSAHNLFHVESICDRVVIMNEGEIVARGDLEELQAEYGHTRYHVYTTVDVPDAVQENESYKRVVESMDAVEATREQAEANGGEVVDIRTEESSLEEVFLNVAEAGTRGTRYVEEDAE, encoded by the coding sequence ATGATTGACGCCCGGGATATTCGGAAGGAGTACGGCGGTTTCGTCGCTGTACAGGGCAGTTCGTTTTCAGTCGACCGCGGCGAGGTGTTCGGAATTATCGGGCCAAACGGGGCCGGCAAAACGACGACGCTGAAGATGCTCGCGGGCCTGCTGGAGCCGACGAGCGGCTCCGCCGAGATAGCGGGGCTCGATACCGAGACCGCGGAGATGCGCCAGCAACTGGGCTTTCTCCCCGAGGAGTCGCCGCTGTACGAGGAGATGACACCGATATCTTATCTGAAATTCTTCGCCGACCTCTACGACGTTGACCCGGACGTGGCCGAGGAGCGGATGCACGACACGCTTGACGAACTCGAACTCGAACACCGCGACCGGAAGCTCGGGGATATGTCCAAGGGGATGAAACGGAAGGTCGCCATCGCCCGCTCGCTCATCAACGACCCCGACGTGCTCATCTACGACGAGCCGGCGTCGGGGCTGGACCCACTGACGACGAACTACGTCATCGAGTTCACCGAGCAGTTGGCGAAGGAAGGCAAGACCATCGTCTTCTCGGCGCATAACCTCTTTCACGTCGAGTCCATCTGTGACCGGGTCGTCATCATGAACGAAGGCGAAATCGTCGCCCGCGGCGATCTCGAGGAACTTCAGGCCGAGTACGGCCACACGCGGTATCACGTCTATACGACCGTCGACGTGCCCGACGCCGTGCAGGAGAACGAGTCGTACAAGCGGGTCGTCGAGAGCATGGACGCCGTCGAAGCGACGCGCGAACAGGCAGAAGCAAACGGCGGAGAGGTAGTCGACATACGAACAGAGGAGTCCAGTCTGGAGGAGGTGTTCCTCAACGTCGCAGAGGCCGGGACCCGCGGCACGCGGTACGTCGAGGAGGACGCGGAGTAG
- a CDS encoding SRPBCC family protein encodes MALELGTNSVSLEKTPDGRRLVVRHDVAASVDTVWDILTDTECWADWGPSVTAVETTTRHIDVGTTGRVRAAGVVWLPFEVTACTPYRWTWNVARLPATGHFAEERADGAVVGFEIPPLATGYAPVCARACQRIAAMAQRRET; translated from the coding sequence ATGGCACTCGAACTCGGCACTAACAGCGTTTCTCTCGAGAAAACACCAGACGGGCGACGGTTGGTCGTCCGGCACGATGTCGCTGCGTCAGTCGATACTGTGTGGGATATCCTGACCGACACCGAATGCTGGGCAGACTGGGGCCCGTCGGTCACAGCTGTCGAGACAACGACTCGGCATATCGATGTCGGCACGACCGGCCGGGTTCGGGCTGCTGGAGTGGTGTGGCTCCCGTTCGAGGTGACAGCGTGTACGCCGTATCGCTGGACGTGGAACGTCGCGCGGCTCCCCGCGACGGGCCATTTCGCTGAAGAGCGGGCCGACGGCGCAGTCGTCGGGTTCGAAATTCCGCCGCTGGCGACTGGCTACGCCCCGGTGTGTGCCCGCGCGTGCCAGCGTATCGCCGCGATGGCACAGCGGCGCGAAACGTAG
- a CDS encoding HAMP domain-containing sensor histidine kinase, translating to MLAVVPFAAVIIVGGFWLGNSELTLSRYQRIGVWFAGGLSSFLLLNLLMMQTWSTGSLRWNIGWVLFAVGVGGSGGLVAGIFEARAISRAVEAERQRLRREAVEQRNERLDEFAAVVAHDLRNPLNVASGQLELERMDRDSEHLETAATAMDRMGTLIDRTLTLARSGHVISDTETVDLAELVDSCWEAVPTGDATLKNEVTAVIDADPDRLRHLFENLFRNAVEHGSMDTRPGADDSVEHGSTGSQAESEDALEHGNSGLLIRVGETAEGFYVADDGSGIPPEKRDAVLDDGYSTIDGEGGLGLAIVQRIVEAHGWDIDVAASDEGGTRFEITDITRTDSSVEDTDTRSKTPLQT from the coding sequence ATGCTGGCAGTCGTCCCGTTTGCCGCGGTGATTATCGTCGGGGGGTTCTGGCTGGGGAACTCAGAACTCACCTTGTCACGGTATCAACGGATCGGGGTTTGGTTTGCCGGTGGGCTTAGCAGTTTCCTGTTATTGAACCTCCTGATGATGCAGACTTGGTCGACCGGGTCGCTACGGTGGAATATCGGATGGGTACTGTTTGCAGTTGGCGTTGGTGGCTCGGGCGGTCTGGTCGCCGGCATCTTCGAAGCCCGGGCGATCTCTCGGGCTGTCGAGGCCGAGCGACAGCGGCTTCGTCGGGAGGCTGTCGAGCAGCGCAACGAACGTCTCGACGAGTTCGCGGCCGTTGTGGCACACGACCTCCGGAACCCGCTCAACGTCGCGTCCGGGCAGCTCGAACTCGAACGAATGGACCGCGATTCGGAGCATCTGGAGACGGCTGCGACAGCGATGGACCGAATGGGAACGCTCATTGACCGAACGTTGACGCTGGCTCGAAGCGGACACGTCATCAGCGATACGGAGACCGTTGATCTCGCAGAACTGGTCGATAGCTGCTGGGAGGCCGTACCGACAGGGGATGCGACGCTAAAAAACGAAGTGACAGCCGTCATCGACGCCGACCCGGATCGGCTCCGGCACCTGTTCGAGAACCTGTTTCGGAACGCCGTGGAGCATGGTTCCATGGACACTCGACCGGGGGCCGACGACAGTGTGGAACACGGTTCGACGGGCAGTCAGGCAGAGTCCGAGGACGCCCTCGAACATGGCAATTCTGGCCTGCTGATTCGTGTTGGCGAGACGGCTGAGGGGTTCTACGTTGCCGATGACGGCTCCGGAATCCCGCCCGAAAAGCGTGATGCGGTGCTCGACGACGGGTATTCCACCATAGACGGCGAAGGCGGGCTGGGGCTGGCAATCGTCCAGCGCATCGTCGAAGCCCACGGCTGGGACATCGATGTGGCTGCAAGCGATGAGGGCGGGACACGCTTCGAGATTACGGACATCACGAGGACGGATAGCTCCGTGGAAGACACCGACACGCGCTCGAAGACGCCACTACAGACCTGA
- a CDS encoding hybrid sensor histidine kinase/response regulator produces the protein MTPARGTTYLVVGSEATDLAGDLSETLTTDGVTAEVAQDTSAIRDRLSDGDIRGIVIGDDGDLNGVAVLEELRAAGAVVPIVFTAVDPDPERVTEALRAGATDYVTTETPVSLLAAKLEAYATRWPTDWWVGARQWDEISSGVSHDAKNPLNVIMGRLELLDIGEPHEDALLRSVRRVETLLTDLSRIGSIACPVSETASLSLADVATEVWAAASYEDATVEVATDATIDAENDRLQVLLRELFDNAVTHSEGSVTVTIGDTDSGFYVADDGPGIPDADRDEVFKQGFGTTTEGEGYGLFLVDTAARAHGWTVSVGESESGGTRIDVTTA, from the coding sequence ATGACGCCTGCTCGTGGGACTACCTATCTCGTGGTCGGTAGCGAAGCGACTGACCTTGCCGGGGACCTCTCCGAAACGCTGACGACGGACGGGGTAACAGCTGAGGTAGCCCAAGACACGAGCGCGATACGAGACCGACTGAGCGACGGTGATATCAGAGGTATCGTCATCGGTGATGACGGCGACCTCAACGGGGTAGCGGTGCTTGAGGAACTGCGAGCGGCCGGGGCCGTGGTCCCGATTGTGTTCACCGCGGTCGACCCCGACCCGGAGCGAGTCACTGAGGCGCTCCGGGCCGGCGCCACTGATTACGTGACGACGGAAACACCGGTATCCCTGCTGGCCGCGAAACTCGAAGCGTACGCGACCCGGTGGCCGACGGACTGGTGGGTCGGTGCCAGACAATGGGACGAGATTTCGAGCGGCGTCTCCCATGACGCCAAGAACCCGCTGAATGTCATCATGGGGCGGTTAGAGCTACTGGACATCGGTGAGCCCCATGAAGACGCGTTGCTTCGGTCCGTGCGCCGCGTCGAGACGCTGCTTACCGACCTCTCCCGCATCGGAAGCATCGCGTGCCCCGTCTCGGAAACCGCCTCGCTTTCGCTGGCTGATGTCGCCACTGAGGTCTGGGCCGCAGCGAGCTACGAGGACGCGACGGTCGAAGTGGCGACGGATGCGACTATTGACGCCGAAAACGACCGACTGCAGGTGCTTCTCCGCGAACTGTTCGACAACGCTGTCACACACAGCGAGGGATCGGTGACCGTCACCATCGGTGACACCGATTCGGGGTTCTACGTGGCCGACGACGGCCCGGGGATTCCCGATGCGGATCGCGATGAGGTGTTCAAGCAAGGCTTCGGGACAACGACGGAAGGGGAAGGGTATGGACTGTTCCTCGTCGACACTGCAGCGAGAGCCCACGGGTGGACAGTGTCAGTCGGGGAGAGCGAATCTGGCGGCACGCGAATCGACGTGACGACGGCCTAG
- the sucD gene encoding succinate--CoA ligase subunit alpha, protein MSVLVDEDTRVVVQGITGGEGKFHTEQMLEYGTNVVAGAVPGRGGQEVAGVPVFDTVQGAAREADANAAVVFVPPAFAGDACFEALDAKGIDLVVAITEGIPTQDMARVYRKLQETDTHLVGPNCPGVITPGVAKLGILPGNIFSSGNVGLVSRSGTLTYQVVDNLTNRGIGQSTAIGIGGDPIIGTDFIGALEQFEADPDTHAVVMCGEIGGEDEEEAARFIGEHMDTPVAGFIAGRTAPPGKRMGHAGAIVSGSGTGTAQSKITALEDNGVPVGDTPEEVADHVEDLL, encoded by the coding sequence TGAGTGTTCTAGTCGATGAAGACACACGCGTCGTTGTACAGGGAATTACCGGCGGTGAAGGGAAGTTCCACACCGAACAGATGCTGGAGTACGGGACGAACGTCGTCGCCGGCGCAGTGCCCGGCCGCGGCGGGCAGGAGGTCGCCGGTGTCCCGGTGTTCGACACCGTGCAGGGCGCAGCCCGCGAGGCTGACGCGAACGCCGCCGTCGTGTTCGTGCCACCGGCCTTCGCCGGCGACGCCTGCTTCGAGGCGCTGGACGCCAAGGGCATCGACCTCGTCGTCGCCATCACCGAGGGAATCCCGACGCAGGACATGGCCCGAGTCTACCGCAAACTGCAGGAGACCGACACGCATCTGGTCGGTCCGAACTGCCCCGGCGTCATCACGCCCGGCGTCGCCAAACTCGGCATCCTCCCGGGGAACATCTTCTCGTCCGGGAACGTCGGCCTCGTCTCCCGCTCGGGGACGTTGACCTATCAGGTAGTCGACAATCTGACCAACCGCGGTATCGGTCAGTCGACGGCCATCGGTATCGGCGGCGACCCGATCATCGGGACCGACTTCATCGGCGCGCTCGAACAGTTCGAGGCCGACCCCGACACCCACGCCGTCGTGATGTGCGGCGAAATCGGCGGCGAGGACGAGGAAGAAGCCGCTCGCTTCATCGGCGAACACATGGACACACCGGTCGCTGGCTTCATCGCCGGCCGGACCGCCCCGCCCGGAAAGCGCATGGGCCACGCCGGCGCTATCGTCTCCGGCTCCGGTACCGGAACTGCCCAGTCGAAGATTACCGCACTAGAGGACAACGGCGTACCAGTCGGCGACACGCCCGAAGAAGTCGCCGACCACGTCGAAGACCTGCTGTAG